The DNA window GACATCCACTATCTGGCGCTCGGGCTGCCCGGAAAGAATACGATCCTGACGATTCACGACATCAACTTCATAAAGCGTCGGCACCCCGGTTACCTGCTTAAATACTATTCACTGTGGCTCCTGCTCCCGATTCTCCGGGTGAAAGCTGTTACGGTCGTTTCCGAGGAAACCCGGAAAGACGTTGTCAAGCGGGTACCGTTTCTGGCTAAAAAAATCCGGGTCATTCCGAACTTCTATGATCCGCGCTACCAGCCTTACCCCAAACCGTTCAACAAGCAGAAACCGGTGTTACTCCAGATCGGTACCCGCTCTAACAAGAACATCGAAAACCTGATCGAAGCCATTGCGCCCCTCAACTGCAAGCTGGTCATCGTGGGTAAACAGGAAGCTCATCTGCGTGCGCTGCTGACCGAAAAAGGAATCGACTACACCTGGAAAGAGGGCCTCTCCGACGAGGAAGTGCTGGACGAATACCGGCAGTGCGACATTACCTGCTTTGTATCGACGGTTGAGGGGTTTGGTATGCCTATCCTGGAGTCGCAGGCCGTCGGGCGCGCGGTGGTTACCAGCACGACGTCGTCAATGCCCGAGGTAGCGGGTGACGCTGCGGTACTGGTGAATCCATACGACCCGGCCTCCATCCGACAGGGTATCGAATCCATCATCATCAACGACGAATTGCGCGAACAGCTGATCACCAATGGGTTTGCCAACATTAAGCGGTATGAACTGAGCCACATCTCAGCTATGTACAAGGCGCTGTATGAGGAGGTTTACCAGACGGCTAACCGCGCCTGATGACTCAACAACCATCGTTTGTTTTCTACTTATCTGACGAACACGGGTATGATTTCAGTACTGATTCTAACTAAAAACGAAGAAAAAGACCTGCCCGGCTGCCTGAAATCGGTGGCTTGGTGCGATGATATACACGTGTTCGACTCACTGAGCGACGATCAGACCGTTGCCATTGCGGAAGCCGCCGGAGCGCACGTCACCCAGCGCCGGTTCGACAACTGGTCGGCGCACCAGAACTGGGGCCTTGCCAACATCGCTTTCAAGCACCCCTGGGTGTTGTACATCGACGCCGACGAACGCGTGTCCGACAGCCTGTATGAGTCGCTGAAACAGTTTGATCCGAGTCAGTCCGACGCCGTGGCCTACGAGATTCAACGGCGCGACTTCGCCTGGGACGGTACCTGGCTGAAACACGCCCAGATTTCGCCCTACTACCTGCGCCTGTTTCGCCCCGAACGTATGCGGTACGAACGACTGGTAAACCCCGTATCGATACCCGACGGCCCCACCACCCGGCTAACCGGCTTTCTGGATCACTATCCGTTCAGCAAAGGGTTTCGCGCGTGGTGGCAGCGGCACCTCGGCTATGCCGACATGGAAGCGGCTACGCACATGACTAACATGGCGGGTGCAACGACGTTCTCGCTACGCAAAGCGTTGTTCGGCGCCGATTTTACGGAGAAACGCTTTCACCAGAAGGGCCTGTTCTACCAGATGCCCGGTCGGCCGTTTATCAAGTGGCTGTACATGGTCGTCGGACGGCGGGCATTTCTGGACGGTGGAGCGGGGGTTACCTACGCTACGATGCAGGCCATCTACGAATACTTCATCGTGCTGCGTACCCGTGAATTGCAGAAGCAGACAACAACAGCCCCGACGGCTGCCCAGAAAAACCGCTCGCTCGACGTAGTGGGGGCAAACAACTAACCAGTGACTATGCCCAGGTTTTTCCTGTACGGACTGATAGCAGCAGGCATTAGCCTCGTCTTTTTCTTCAGCTGGATACCGCAAC is part of the Spirosoma rhododendri genome and encodes:
- a CDS encoding glycosyltransferase family 4 protein, coding for MNITHYFRKPINSFHFSIERLFNDIEHSIADETNFHFDRKTVPHHCASEGAISKNIRWASKQTDEINHITGDIHYLALGLPGKNTILTIHDINFIKRRHPGYLLKYYSLWLLLPILRVKAVTVVSEETRKDVVKRVPFLAKKIRVIPNFYDPRYQPYPKPFNKQKPVLLQIGTRSNKNIENLIEAIAPLNCKLVIVGKQEAHLRALLTEKGIDYTWKEGLSDEEVLDEYRQCDITCFVSTVEGFGMPILESQAVGRAVVTSTTSSMPEVAGDAAVLVNPYDPASIRQGIESIIINDELREQLITNGFANIKRYELSHISAMYKALYEEVYQTANRA
- a CDS encoding glycosyltransferase family 2 protein — translated: MISVLILTKNEEKDLPGCLKSVAWCDDIHVFDSLSDDQTVAIAEAAGAHVTQRRFDNWSAHQNWGLANIAFKHPWVLYIDADERVSDSLYESLKQFDPSQSDAVAYEIQRRDFAWDGTWLKHAQISPYYLRLFRPERMRYERLVNPVSIPDGPTTRLTGFLDHYPFSKGFRAWWQRHLGYADMEAATHMTNMAGATTFSLRKALFGADFTEKRFHQKGLFYQMPGRPFIKWLYMVVGRRAFLDGGAGVTYATMQAIYEYFIVLRTRELQKQTTTAPTAAQKNRSLDVVGANN